The genome window TTTCCTGGCATACGCTTGGTGATATCTTTAATCAGATTCCGGTAGAACTCACTTCATTCACCGCGGCAAATCAGAATGGCAAAACCATGCTCAGATGGGTTACTGCCTCGGAAACCGGCAATAAAGGGTGGGATATTGAAGTGTATACCGGTTCATGGAATACCATAGGATTTGTAGCCGGAGCAGGATATACCGCTGAGCAGCGCTTTTATGAGTTTACGGATGAAACTATCCGCACGGGATTAGTGAAATACCGTCTGCGTCAGATTGACTATGATGGCTCATTTAACTACAGCAGTGAGGTTGTTTTGGAAGCCGGACTTCCATCCGTTTTCTCGCTTGAACAGAATTATCCGAACCCCTTCAATCCGTCAACTACTATCCGTTTTTCCCTACCAGCAGGATTGGAAAAAACTCCCGTAACTCTGAAGATTTATGATGTTACCGGAAAGTTCATATCGGAAATATATAACAGTGAGCTTGAAAGCGGATATCATCAGATTACCTTTGAGGCTGCTGGTCTAGCAAGCGGAATGTATATCTATCGCCTTACTGCCGGAGAAGTCATACTCACGAAATCAATGATGTTAATTAAATAGAAAAGAAAAGGAAACAATGAAAAGTATTATTTCAGCGGTATTGCTGTGTCTGTTTCTGGCAGTGCCGGCAGCAGCGCAGACTGTATTCAGCAATGGCACAGGCGGTGGTGAATGGAACAGCCCCGGCACATGGCTTGGCGGAGCAGTTCCGGGTGTCAATGCTGATGTAATAATTGCCGGCACCGATTCGGTTTTAACAACCACTACTGTTGTCTGTGCAAATCTGACAGTGCTTTCAGGCGGAAGGCTTGCAACAGGCATAGATTCAATCTCCTGTGCCGGGACGTTCATCCTTGAAGGAGGCGCAACGTTCTATAATTCGGCAACAAAAAGCACAGTGCCCGGAACAGTCAGAGAACTTGATCCTGCCAGCACTGTGGTTCACATCGGAAGCGGAACAGTAGGGGGACCAGGAAATCTTGAATTTGGTAATCTGGTTATTCAGCGTACCGAAGGATGCGTTCCTGGCGGTAACTTATTAATAAAGGGAAACCTTATTATAAATAATATTGCTGCCAACACGGTTTTCAGAGGTGTACGGCCGGTTACCGGAAGCCAGTATCACAGAGTAATGGGGGATCTGATAGTTTATCGGGGAACAATTTCCTGTATTGACGTTGGTGATAACACAATGATTGGTGAATGGACCATTGACGGTGATGTCCTCCTTGAATCAGCGGACGCACGATTCAGCGGTTTCTCCAGCGCGAACGCAGCAGGTCTGGCTGTATATAACATCGGCGGAAGCATCATCAATAACGGCGGAAGAATGCAGGCGGGAACCAGCAGCAGTGCCGGTCCCGGTATTACTATCATTAACCTGAAAAAGAATCTTCAGTTTAACTCCGGTACGTTTTCGACCAACAGTCTCGGCTCCTACTCACTTAATTTTACCGGTTCAGGGCTGCAGACGTTTTTTCTGCGCGGTGTTAATGTTAATCTGAATACAAATCTGCACGATACCATTTTTCCGGGGACAACCGTAGTAATGGATCTGGACACCAATAAATGGGGTTCAGCGACCGGCGGGGAGATGGTGGTGCTTGGCGGACTTCACATGAAAAGCGTTTCCCGTCTTACCGGCTCCGGAACCTTCACGCTTGCTGATAACGGTACTCTGAGTATCGGCAGTCCGGATGGCATTTATACTACCGAAATGCTCGGCAGCGTGCAGATGATCGGCGGCAGGAATTACAGTCCTGAAGCTATTTATATATACAGCGGTGAAATTTCACAGACCTGGGGCAATGCCTTCCCCTCATCGCTTAAATCGCTGATAATAAATAATCCGAACGGCATGACCCTCAGTAACGATCTGACCGTTTCCGGCTCCCTCCGCACGACTGGCGGAAGCCTTGATCTAGGAGGATATACTATCACACTTGGTCCGTCAGCATTCCTTACTGAATCACCGGGAAAAACGGTAAAAGGCAGCAATGGCAAGATCCTTACCACTGTTGTTCTGACCTCTCCTTCTTCACTAAATCCTGGCGGTCTTGGGCTATCAATTACTTCCGCGGCAGACCTTGGTTCAACTACGGTGACCCGTCTGCATGGACCGGCAACCGGAGGAGGTAACTCAGGAATAAGCCGGGGTTATAAGATCGAACCTTCCAATAACAGCGGACTGAATGCGACAATACGGTTCAGTTATGATGAAACAGAGCTGAATGGAATTCCGGAAGCTACTCTGACCCTGTTTAAGTCACCTGACGGAACAAATAACTCATGGGCAGGTATTGGCGGAGCTGTTAATACGACTGATAATTATGTGGAACTGAGCGGAATAAATGACTTTGCTTATCTGACTCTTGCAGGCACTGGTGCTCCGTTGCCTGTGGAGGAGGAAGTAAGTACAGTACCCTCTGTGTTTGAACTGATGCAGAATTATCCAAATCCGTTTAATCCTTCCACAAGAATCAGCTTTGCACTTCCAAAGTCATCCTTTGTGACTCTGAGTGTATATAATGTACTCGGCCAGAAAGTTGCAGATCTGCTAAGCGGCATGAAGGAGGCAGGATATCATAATGCTGATTTTAATGCTGAGGGACTCTCGGCAGGTGTTTATCTTTTCCGTCTGGAAGCAGGCGAATTTACTTCGACCAAAAAAATGACTCTCACTAAATAAGTACCTCGTTCTGCGGGGAGGCGGATATTCCGATTCCCCGTGGTAATACCTGCAGTAATATAAAAAAGAAGAAATAAGCGTGATGGTGACAGCAAAAAATCTGATGATTGGGGCTTTTCTGCTGATGCAGAGTATGCTCATGGGACAGAACATCCTTTCGGAGTATTTCGACTCGGGCAACAGCATACCAACCTCAAGCAGCAATGCACCTGCTGTACCGACGGACTATCAGACATCATCCGGAGTATGGACTCTGTTTAAGACATACGGTCACGGCACAACCAATTATTCCGCCCCGTATGCTCTCCGGCTGCTTAAAAACACTGCGCAGGCACCGGCCTATGCGTCAACTCCCGCACTAAGCTCGGCAGGAACCATATCATTTTATGCTTACGGAAGTTCAGCTAAGCCGCTTTATATATATAAGTCGGTTAACAACGGCACCGACTGGATATTTATTGATTCCGTTAGTACCGGCTCAGGTGTCTTTGCGTATTGTGCAGTGCAGGTGAATGACGGCACTCCGGGTATCAGACTCCGCATTGTTAACGGTACCGGCGCCGGCAATGACCTTAATCTCGATAACGTTGAAATAACCGGTTACTCTTCTTCGTCCACGATTACATTGTCTTCTGCTTCACTTCCTTCATTCGGAGCAATAGTTTCAGGAGGGCTTTCAGGTTCAGCATCATACACGGTTTCCGGTTATAATCTGACTTCCGATATAACCGTTTCAGCGCCCCAGGATTATCAGGTATCTCTTAATGATACGCTTTTCAGCGGTCAGGTAATACTTGCTCAGGATAGCGGAACGGTCCCGGTGACAACAATTTTTGCGCGCTATGCTCCCTCTTCAGCATCAGGTTCAAACAGCGGCAGTATTTCTCACAGCAGTTCTGGTGCAGCCACACAGCAGTCATACGTTACAGGAACGGCAATTGCTGCTGAACCTGCTTCGGCATCTGCAATCGGGTTTTTTGCGACTGCTGGAAATTCAACATATATACAGATCACCGGGGGAGACGGCATGAAACGGCTGGTTGTTGCCCGTAAATCCGCATCGGTTAACTGGACTCCCGCTGATGGAGTTATCTATACCGGGGAGTCTGCAGATTTTACATCCGCAGCTGATCTTGGCGGAGGAAACCGCCTGCTTCTTAATGGCAGCATGCGTGACACGGTTATCACAGGACTTGAAGGGGGAACAACATATCACTTCGCTGTTTTTGAATATATGGAGGGAACCAATAATTCGCAGAATTATCTGACTGCAGGAGCAGGAACAGGATCGGTAACAACCGATCCCACACCGCTTCTTTCAATTACTCCCGCTCAGTTGCAGTTTGGCAATGTAATGGTCGGAACACTCTCGCAGCCAAAAACAATCACCGTCTCCGGATCAACTCTTTCACCGTTGTCAGGAAATATCCTTGTTTCGGCTTCATCCGGATATACGGTTTCTCTGACCTCGGGGAGCGGTTACAGCAGTTCTTTGCAGATACCTTATAATAGCGGAGTATTTGCCGGAACAGTTGTATATGTCCGCTTCGAACCGCAGTCTGGCGGTGCCTTTGGCGGGTATGTTACTTTTTCAGGCGGCTCTGCACCGCAGGTTCAGACAGCAGTCACAGGAACGGGGATAACTCAGTCACAGGCAAACGTGTTTGAGGCAGAGGATGCAATTTTTGAAAGCGCATATATACGTCGCCAGTACAGCGGTTATAGCGGATGGGGATACGCAGATCTGGCAGATAGGACCGGAAGCTGGCTCGAGTTTCTGCTCAGAAAACCGAATGCAACATCTGAAACACTCACTATTCACTATGCCAACGGCGGAAGCACAAGAAGTTACAGTGTATCTCATAATGGCTCGGTGCTCGGCAGTATTTCCTTTCCTTCCACAGGCAGCTGGACATCATGGTCAACTGTGACCTATCAGATTTCTCTTGTGCAGGGGGTTAACAGAATTCGTTTTGCTTCCACCACAAATAATACCAACGCAAACATTGATAAACTTGAGTTAACCGGTGAAACAGCCATTCCTTTATATAGATTAACACTCCTGAAAAGCGGGGAGGGTACGGTATCTGCTGATCAGAGCGGCGAGCTGTTTGATAAAGGTACGGTGCTTACTCTGACTGCAACTCCTGCAGCGGGAAATTCTTTCTACCGCTGGAACGGAACTGAAGTCTATTATGGAAACCCTTTTCAGGTTACCATGAATGGGCATAAAACACAGATTGCACTGATGACAGATACAACCGGATTTGCTGCATTCCCGTATTATCCGGCACCGAAGGGATTTGCTGCTGTTCCCGGGTACGGTTATACAAACGGAACTACCGGCGGAGCAAGTGAGGAAAATCATGTCGTGTATGTATCAAATACATCCGATCTGCAGAATATCCTGCTGAGAAGACAGGATGCAAACGGAACCATGGGACTGCCTCCTTTGACGATATATCTTTCAGGAATACTCGCGCGGGATGCTGGAATAGGAGAAATGGTGGATGTAAAAGATTCTTATGATATCTCCATCATCGGGACGGGAAGAGATGCAACAATCACTGGATATGGACTGAATATTGTCCGAAGTAAAAATATCATCGTACGTAATATCAGATTCGCGAGCTGGGGTGATGATGGTATATCAGTTGACGGTGGAGATGATCCGGCAAAAGGAAATCATATCTGGATTGATCATTGTACCTTTACTTATACACCACCTCCGGGGTATCCGGCTGGCTCCTCACCTGACGGTTCGCTTGATATTACCCATGCGGCAGACTATGTGACGGTTTCTTATTGTCTGTTTGACTCAACTGATAAAAACAGTCTTGTAGGGCATTCTAATTCAAATGTTGTTGATACGGTTATGAAAATCACGTATCACCATAACTGGTTTAAGGGTTCAAACCAGCGTAATCCCCGTGTCCGCTTCGGAAAAGTTCATGTTCTGAATAACTATTATACCAATAATGGTATTTACGCGGTTTCATCAAACATGGAAGCCGATGTGCTGGTTGAGGGAAATTACTTTTATAATACTCCGATACCAACGGAAACCAGCCGTGACGGAGGACCTCCCGGTGATCTGGTTGAACGGTACAATATCTTTGAAAACTGCGGACCTGCCGGAACCAGAGGCACCGCGTTTGAAGCTTCAGCATATTATTCTTATACAATAGACCCTGCTGCAATCATACCAGAGAAAACCGCATGGCTTGCCGGAAGCGGAAAATATGATTTCAGCAATCCGGAACATATTGTACCCGCTGAACTTACCACATTTACCGCACGGGTCATCGGCGGCGAGGTTGAACTTGAATGGAAGACCGGCAGTGAAATGAATAACGCCGGCTGGTCTATTGAGCGCAGAAGTGTAAACGGCGCCTGGCAGACAGCCGGGTATGTTCAGGGGGCCGGAACATCCGCGGAGAGCAATATATACAGATTCAGAGATAGCAGACAACTTTCACCCGGTACATATTTTTACCGCCTTGCTCAGCATGATTTTGACGGAACCACAGTCCACAGTGGAGAGGTTTCCGTTGAACTAAACGGCTCGCTAAGTTTCCGGTTGCATGAAAACTATCCGAACCCGTTTAATCCAACAACGAAGATCCGGTTTGAACTTCCTCAGGCAGGTCTCACCGAAATGATCGTTTATGATATACTTGGCAATAAAGTCAGAGAGATATTTAAAGGCAACTTTGAGGCTGGATTACATGAGACGATCATAGATGCATCAGGTCTGAGCAGCGGATTGTATATTTACGTACTGCAGGCAGGTTCTCACCGTGCCTCAGGAAAAATGATTCTTCTTAAATGATAGAAAACAGTCGGTTCCGCAAAATGAAAATCATCAGATATCATGGTTTAATATTGCCTGCTGCAATAGTGCTCATTTGTTTTGGTCTAATTTCCTGTTCATCATCTCAGGTGAGTTTGACAAAACATCCTGCTGATTATTACACAAGGATTGCTGACAATTTTATAAGACTTTATCCGGATACTGCCGCATATCCTTCAGAGGCAAAAAGTTACCGGTGGAATTATGAACAGGGTTTGCTCTATAATGGGTTTATTAATATGACAGCGGTTACCGGTGATAAGTCATACGGCAATTATGTTAAGAAGAATATTGATTACTACATTCAGCCGGATGGTACTATTAAAACCTACCGGATGGATCAGTTTAATATAGATAATATAGGCCCCGGCAGAGCGCTTTTGCATCTATACAGCTTAACCGGTGATAAAAAATATCTGATGGCAGCTGATACGCTATACCGGCAGATGACGCTTCATCCGCGTAATCCACTGGGCGGGTTCTGGCACAAGAAGATCTATCCTGATCAGATGTGGCTGGACGGTTTGTATATGGCTCAGCCGTTCCTCGCTGAATATGCAAAAATGACCGGAAATCAGGCGATGTTTGACGATATTGCATTACAATTCAGACTGGTTCGTGATAATATGAGAGACTCTGTTTCAGGGCTCTATTATCATGGATGGGATCAGAGCCGCAAAGAAAAATGGGCTGATCCTGTAACAGGACTCTCACCGGAGTTCTGGGGAAGATCGCTCGGTTGGTTTATGATGGCTATGGTTGATGTTCTGGATACCTTCCCTGAGGAGCATCCAGGCAGGAAGATGATTCTTGCAATGTTTCAGGATTTAAGCGATGCTCTGCTTTTGGTAAGAGACCAGGAAAGCGGACTGTGGTATCAGATTGTGGATAAAGGAACAGAGCAGGGGAATTATCTTGAAACGTCCGCCTCTCTTATGTTTATCTATTCTATGGCAAAAGGGGCAAATATGGGTTATCTTGGGACTGATTTTTTAAGAATTGCACATGATTCCTTTTCATCCCTGATGAGTCAGTTTGTTATCCCGGATAGTTCCGGAAATCTGTTTCTGCAAAATGTCTGCTCCGTGGCCGGGCTTGGCGGAAAACCCTACCGGAATGGAAGCTATGCATATTATATCAGCGAACCAAAAAGGATAAATGATTTTAAGGGGTACGGTCCTCTGATTCTTGCCGCGGCGGAATTACTTCGCGGGAGCAGATAGCCGTTAAGACACGTTAATCAGGTTTATCATAAAAAACACCATGACAAGAAAAATACAGCCGGTTAAGCTTGAGGATATTGCAAAGCGCCTCGGTGTTTCTAAGGTCACTGTTTCCAAAGCACTGAGGAATCATCCCGATATCTCAGTTGAAATGAGAAGAAAGGTCAGGGAGCTTGCCGATCAGCTCGGATATATACCAAACTTTCTCGCGAAAAATCTGTCATCACGCAGATCGAATATTGTGGGACTCGTGGTGCCTAAAATTGCACACTTCTTTTTTGGCTCGATCATTGAGTCAATTTATAATGAGGCATTCAAGCAGAATTATGAAATTCTCCTGACCGTCTCCCGTGAAATGGCATCTCAGGAGAAAAAGCACATTCTATCCCTTCTTTCCATGAAAGTGGACGGATTAATCGTTTCGGTAACGCAGGAAACACAGGATGTAGAAATCTTTGAAATGGTTAAGCGCCTTAACGTCCCGCTGGTGTTTATTGACCGGGTTCCGAAACCTGACTGCGCTCCCAGTGTTACCGTGGATGATTATGGAGGAGCTTATACTGCCACAGAATATTATATAAAAAAGGGATATACCAAGATTGCGCATATAGGCGGTTACACCCATGTGAATATCGGAAAAAACCGAATGAACGGTTACCTTGCCGCAATGAATGATCATAAAATTCCGCTCAACAGCTCATGGATTATTGAAGGGGGGTTTTCTGAGGAGGATGGTTATGCCGGGTTCAAGTCCATTCTGGCAAAAGGTCAGCTGCCGCAGGCAGTGATTGCGGTTACCTATCCTGTGGCTCTTGGAATTTATCAGGCAGCCCAGGAAGCGGGGGTAACCATACCCGGGGATATTAAAGTTACCTGTTTTGGAAATCTCGAATACAAAAACAAAGTCCCTTCGGTATTTAATTTTGTTCATCAGCCCGCTAAAGAACTTGGCGAGGAGGCGTTAAGAATGATGCTCCGGCTTATTGAGAACCGGGAACAGAAAGTACCGAGTGTTGAACTTAAAACCGAACTTGTTATCACAAACGATAATGAAAAATCCGTAGCCTGAGCTTACTCAGCACACGGACATTTTTCTCCTTCATACATCTGAATTCCCGATTTATGAGAAAATCACCTTTCTTTGTAGTATTAATCCTCATTCCCCTTTTACTTCTGTACGGATGCAGCCGGCAGTCATCAGTAAGAAGCATAAAAATTGGCCACGGGCTTGATCAGACGCATCCGGTGCATAAGGCAATGGAATTTATGGCCGACCGTGTTCGTGAAAAATCAGGAGGTAAAATTGAACTGACCGTATATCCGAGCCAGCAGCTTGGCACCGAGCGGGAGTGTCTGGAACTCCTGCAGATCGGCAGTCTTGGTATGACAAAAGTTTCTTCTTCGGTGCTAGAGGGATTCAGTCCTGATTTCAAGGTGTTCTCGCTGCCATATATATTTGCGGATGATGACCACAAATTCCGCTTTTTTGAGAGTGAACTGGGCAAAAATCTTCTAAGAAGTACTGAAAAATACTGGCTGAGAGGATTATGCTATTATGATGCCGGCAGCAGAAGTTTTTATACAAAAGATAAACCTATCCTGTCCCCTGATGATTTGAAGTCACTGAAGATCCGGGTGCAGGAAAGCCCGACTTCAGTGAAAATGGTTAATGCTCTCGGAGGTTCTGCTACGCCAATCGCGTGGGGTGAATTATATACGGCTCTGCAGCAGGGGGTGGTTGACGGCGCTGAGAACAACCCGCCGAGTTTTTTTCTTTCCCGCCATTACGAAGTCTGTAAACATTACTCTCTTGATGAGCATACATCAGTACCTGACGTGCTGCTTATTAGCACAGTTATCTGGGATGATCTTACAGACCAGGAGAAGGAATGGATACAATCAGCCGCCGATGAATCGTATATCTATCAGAAAAAACTCTGGAAAGAGGCAACTGAGGAAGCACTGATGGAAGTGCAAAAGGCAGGCGTGAAGATATATTATCCCGATAAAACTCCCTT of Ignavibacteriales bacterium contains these proteins:
- a CDS encoding LacI family DNA-binding transcriptional regulator, translated to MTRKIQPVKLEDIAKRLGVSKVTVSKALRNHPDISVEMRRKVRELADQLGYIPNFLAKNLSSRRSNIVGLVVPKIAHFFFGSIIESIYNEAFKQNYEILLTVSREMASQEKKHILSLLSMKVDGLIVSVTQETQDVEIFEMVKRLNVPLVFIDRVPKPDCAPSVTVDDYGGAYTATEYYIKKGYTKIAHIGGYTHVNIGKNRMNGYLAAMNDHKIPLNSSWIIEGGFSEEDGYAGFKSILAKGQLPQAVIAVTYPVALGIYQAAQEAGVTIPGDIKVTCFGNLEYKNKVPSVFNFVHQPAKELGEEALRMMLRLIENREQKVPSVELKTELVITNDNEKSVA
- a CDS encoding glycoside hydrolase family 88 protein, with amino-acid sequence MTKHPADYYTRIADNFIRLYPDTAAYPSEAKSYRWNYEQGLLYNGFINMTAVTGDKSYGNYVKKNIDYYIQPDGTIKTYRMDQFNIDNIGPGRALLHLYSLTGDKKYLMAADTLYRQMTLHPRNPLGGFWHKKIYPDQMWLDGLYMAQPFLAEYAKMTGNQAMFDDIALQFRLVRDNMRDSVSGLYYHGWDQSRKEKWADPVTGLSPEFWGRSLGWFMMAMVDVLDTFPEEHPGRKMILAMFQDLSDALLLVRDQESGLWYQIVDKGTEQGNYLETSASLMFIYSMAKGANMGYLGTDFLRIAHDSFSSLMSQFVIPDSSGNLFLQNVCSVAGLGGKPYRNGSYAYYISEPKRINDFKGYGPLILAAAELLRGSR
- a CDS encoding TRAP transporter substrate-binding protein — protein: MRKSPFFVVLILIPLLLLYGCSRQSSVRSIKIGHGLDQTHPVHKAMEFMADRVREKSGGKIELTVYPSQQLGTERECLELLQIGSLGMTKVSSSVLEGFSPDFKVFSLPYIFADDDHKFRFFESELGKNLLRSTEKYWLRGLCYYDAGSRSFYTKDKPILSPDDLKSLKIRVQESPTSVKMVNALGGSATPIAWGELYTALQQGVVDGAENNPPSFFLSRHYEVCKHYSLDEHTSVPDVLLISTVIWDDLTDQEKEWIQSAADESYIYQKKLWKEATEEALMEVQKAGVKIYYPDKTPFNEKTRPLLEEYRKEPAVYELIRQIKSLKQP
- a CDS encoding T9SS type A sorting domain-containing protein, which gives rise to MKSIISAVLLCLFLAVPAAAQTVFSNGTGGGEWNSPGTWLGGAVPGVNADVIIAGTDSVLTTTTVVCANLTVLSGGRLATGIDSISCAGTFILEGGATFYNSATKSTVPGTVRELDPASTVVHIGSGTVGGPGNLEFGNLVIQRTEGCVPGGNLLIKGNLIINNIAANTVFRGVRPVTGSQYHRVMGDLIVYRGTISCIDVGDNTMIGEWTIDGDVLLESADARFSGFSSANAAGLAVYNIGGSIINNGGRMQAGTSSSAGPGITIINLKKNLQFNSGTFSTNSLGSYSLNFTGSGLQTFFLRGVNVNLNTNLHDTIFPGTTVVMDLDTNKWGSATGGEMVVLGGLHMKSVSRLTGSGTFTLADNGTLSIGSPDGIYTTEMLGSVQMIGGRNYSPEAIYIYSGEISQTWGNAFPSSLKSLIINNPNGMTLSNDLTVSGSLRTTGGSLDLGGYTITLGPSAFLTESPGKTVKGSNGKILTTVVLTSPSSLNPGGLGLSITSAADLGSTTVTRLHGPATGGGNSGISRGYKIEPSNNSGLNATIRFSYDETELNGIPEATLTLFKSPDGTNNSWAGIGGAVNTTDNYVELSGINDFAYLTLAGTGAPLPVEEEVSTVPSVFELMQNYPNPFNPSTRISFALPKSSFVTLSVYNVLGQKVADLLSGMKEAGYHNADFNAEGLSAGVYLFRLEAGEFTSTKKMTLTK
- a CDS encoding carbohydrate-binding protein, producing MVTAKNLMIGAFLLMQSMLMGQNILSEYFDSGNSIPTSSSNAPAVPTDYQTSSGVWTLFKTYGHGTTNYSAPYALRLLKNTAQAPAYASTPALSSAGTISFYAYGSSAKPLYIYKSVNNGTDWIFIDSVSTGSGVFAYCAVQVNDGTPGIRLRIVNGTGAGNDLNLDNVEITGYSSSSTITLSSASLPSFGAIVSGGLSGSASYTVSGYNLTSDITVSAPQDYQVSLNDTLFSGQVILAQDSGTVPVTTIFARYAPSSASGSNSGSISHSSSGAATQQSYVTGTAIAAEPASASAIGFFATAGNSTYIQITGGDGMKRLVVARKSASVNWTPADGVIYTGESADFTSAADLGGGNRLLLNGSMRDTVITGLEGGTTYHFAVFEYMEGTNNSQNYLTAGAGTGSVTTDPTPLLSITPAQLQFGNVMVGTLSQPKTITVSGSTLSPLSGNILVSASSGYTVSLTSGSGYSSSLQIPYNSGVFAGTVVYVRFEPQSGGAFGGYVTFSGGSAPQVQTAVTGTGITQSQANVFEAEDAIFESAYIRRQYSGYSGWGYADLADRTGSWLEFLLRKPNATSETLTIHYANGGSTRSYSVSHNGSVLGSISFPSTGSWTSWSTVTYQISLVQGVNRIRFASTTNNTNANIDKLELTGETAIPLYRLTLLKSGEGTVSADQSGELFDKGTVLTLTATPAAGNSFYRWNGTEVYYGNPFQVTMNGHKTQIALMTDTTGFAAFPYYPAPKGFAAVPGYGYTNGTTGGASEENHVVYVSNTSDLQNILLRRQDANGTMGLPPLTIYLSGILARDAGIGEMVDVKDSYDISIIGTGRDATITGYGLNIVRSKNIIVRNIRFASWGDDGISVDGGDDPAKGNHIWIDHCTFTYTPPPGYPAGSSPDGSLDITHAADYVTVSYCLFDSTDKNSLVGHSNSNVVDTVMKITYHHNWFKGSNQRNPRVRFGKVHVLNNYYTNNGIYAVSSNMEADVLVEGNYFYNTPIPTETSRDGGPPGDLVERYNIFENCGPAGTRGTAFEASAYYSYTIDPAAIIPEKTAWLAGSGKYDFSNPEHIVPAELTTFTARVIGGEVELEWKTGSEMNNAGWSIERRSVNGAWQTAGYVQGAGTSAESNIYRFRDSRQLSPGTYFYRLAQHDFDGTTVHSGEVSVELNGSLSFRLHENYPNPFNPTTKIRFELPQAGLTEMIVYDILGNKVREIFKGNFEAGLHETIIDASGLSSGLYIYVLQAGSHRASGKMILLK